From the Gammaproteobacteria bacterium genome, one window contains:
- a CDS encoding Uma2 family endonuclease: MWTGPSTYFEPDQFYVSAELEARLDPGHRTTANLVIEVVSPGSAIYDRNAKADNYAALGVKVMWLVESLRSG; the protein is encoded by the coding sequence ATGTGGACGGGCCCGAGCACCTACTTTGAGCCTGACCAGTTCTATGTCTCGGCTGAACTGGAAGCGCGACTCGATCCAGGTCATCGCACCACGGCCAATCTCGTGATCGAAGTCGTATCGCCTGGATCGGCGATCTATGACCGCAACGCCAAAGCCGATAATTACGCGGCACTCGGCGTTAAGGTAATGTGGCTGGTCGAGAGTCTCAGAAGCGGGTAG
- a CDS encoding heparin lyase I family protein, producing the protein MLASSANAAVLYSDNFDAQSFSGWRPSGNSTAKIVNSPIRGGNYAAELKLDRLNDKVSYRTELTLQNPKFDIGKEYWIGFSNQIPTSGGDGFFAFQIHKRPDAGDQGGQQPILLRANSSGYRIDVNYDANATTTASTQGSKIFSAGSLSKGQWTDWVIHVDFSFGSDGLLEIWKNGSMIVNYHGPNCYNDALGPYMKVGIYIPGWRSRSGATASDQRTIYYDEVTVGDAAAGYSGVAP; encoded by the coding sequence ATGCTGGCCTCTTCGGCTAACGCCGCTGTTCTGTATAGCGACAATTTCGACGCACAGTCTTTCTCCGGCTGGCGACCTTCCGGTAACAGCACGGCGAAGATCGTCAATTCTCCGATCCGTGGCGGCAACTATGCGGCGGAGCTTAAACTCGACCGGCTCAATGACAAGGTCTCATACCGCACCGAGCTCACCCTGCAAAATCCAAAGTTCGACATCGGCAAGGAATACTGGATCGGTTTCAGCAACCAGATACCGACTTCCGGGGGCGACGGTTTTTTCGCCTTCCAGATACACAAGCGTCCCGATGCCGGGGATCAGGGCGGCCAACAGCCGATACTCCTGAGAGCTAACTCGAGCGGCTACCGTATCGACGTTAATTACGATGCGAACGCCACGACAACTGCTTCGACACAGGGTAGCAAGATCTTCAGCGCGGGCAGTCTGAGCAAAGGTCAATGGACCGACTGGGTGATCCATGTCGATTTTTCGTTTGGCAGCGACGGACTGCTCGAGATATGGAAGAACGGCAGCATGATCGTTAACTACCATGGGCCCAACTGCTACAACGACGCGCTCGGCCCTTATATGAAAGTCGGCATTTACATCCCGGGGTGGCGGAGTCGCTCGGGTGCCACGGCGTCCGATCAGCGCACCATCTATTACGATGAGGTTACCGTGGGCGACGCAGCGGCCGGCTACAGCGGCGTCGCGCCATAG
- a CDS encoding sigma-54-dependent Fis family transcriptional regulator has product MTLEEKTSAAEPSNGGAASEVHILIVEDEAMLAKAIAKRFRKEGYVSDVAGTLATAREQITRATPDLILLDMRLPDGSGLDFLEQLRERDSADIPVVVMTAYGELEDAVAALKLKALDYLKKPVDLDELLVIVEKVFRQVEVRQSLEYSRQRDGRALESATLLGESDAIVQLRKQIQRIGAITANSSDSPPTVLILGETGCGKDLAARLLHLASSRRERPFVHVDCAALPKDLIEAELFGHEKGAYTGAHTARTGLVVAAEDGTVFLNEIAELPLELQSKLLTVLERRTVRQVGSSRERRVPAWFIAATNRNLAEMVKQERFRSDLFYRLKVLTLTMPPLRERGDDPVLLARHFAKQTAHRYGLPEPEISQELVTALCNYTWPGNVRELQHLVERAVLLSDGRRLTLAAMSLESGDAHHDQQPEVGEALEDMTLEAAEYQLIRQALQRADGNVSEAARRLGVTRMALRYRMEKYAIPTDR; this is encoded by the coding sequence ATGACCCTCGAAGAAAAAACGTCTGCGGCCGAGCCCTCCAACGGAGGTGCTGCCTCTGAAGTCCACATACTCATCGTGGAAGACGAGGCGATGCTGGCCAAAGCCATTGCCAAGCGCTTTCGCAAGGAAGGTTATGTCAGCGATGTCGCCGGCACGCTCGCAACCGCGCGTGAGCAGATTACGCGTGCTACACCTGACCTGATTCTACTGGACATGCGCTTGCCGGATGGCTCCGGGCTGGATTTTCTGGAGCAGTTGCGAGAGCGCGATAGCGCGGATATTCCGGTGGTGGTGATGACGGCGTACGGTGAACTGGAGGACGCCGTCGCGGCATTAAAACTCAAAGCGCTGGATTACCTGAAAAAGCCGGTGGATCTGGACGAATTGCTGGTGATCGTCGAGAAGGTGTTCAGGCAGGTGGAGGTGCGGCAGAGCCTTGAATATTCGCGGCAACGCGACGGCCGGGCGCTGGAGTCCGCGACGTTGCTTGGGGAAAGCGACGCAATCGTACAATTGCGCAAACAGATTCAGCGTATTGGTGCGATTACCGCCAATTCGAGCGACTCACCGCCTACCGTTTTGATTCTGGGCGAAACCGGCTGCGGCAAGGATCTGGCGGCCAGGCTGTTGCACCTGGCAAGCAGCCGTCGTGAGCGTCCGTTTGTACACGTGGATTGCGCCGCGCTGCCCAAGGACCTCATCGAAGCGGAGCTGTTCGGTCACGAGAAGGGCGCCTATACCGGCGCACACACCGCGCGCACCGGCCTGGTCGTCGCCGCCGAGGACGGCACGGTATTCTTGAACGAGATCGCCGAACTGCCGCTGGAACTGCAATCGAAATTGCTGACGGTGCTCGAACGCCGTACGGTCAGGCAGGTGGGCAGCAGCCGCGAACGGCGCGTGCCGGCATGGTTTATCGCCGCCACGAATCGCAATCTGGCGGAGATGGTCAAACAGGAACGCTTTCGCTCCGATTTGTTCTACCGGCTGAAGGTCTTGACCCTGACCATGCCGCCGCTGCGGGAACGAGGCGACGATCCCGTGCTGCTCGCGCGCCATTTTGCGAAACAGACCGCGCACCGTTACGGGCTGCCGGAACCGGAGATATCTCAGGAACTGGTCACGGCGCTGTGCAACTACACGTGGCCCGGCAATGTGCGGGAGCTTCAGCATCTGGTCGAACGCGCAGTGTTACTGAGTGACGGCCGACGCCTGACCCTCGCGGCCATGAGCCTGGAAAGCGGCGACGCGCACCATGACCAGCAGCCGGAGGTCGGCGAAGCGCTTGAGGACATGACTCTGGAAGCCGCCGAATATCAGCTAATCAGACAGGCGCTGCAACGCGCGGACGGCAACGTGTCGGAGGCCGCGCGGCGGTTAGGCGTTACCCGCATGGCGCTGCGTTATCGCATGGAGAAGTATGCCATCCCGACGGACCGCTGA
- a CDS encoding HAMP domain-containing histidine kinase, with translation MIRTRSLKKLLLVYQTSFLLLVIITGAIGGLWAYFWQQTSEESVRINALLIEAQLVRGDLYRQLKEITRSGAGGDPNALDQYWHRLYLIDKHFYALQQHADSVAETRAIDSMQQSYSLMQAEMNQFLASPVSVTERIKLLDPAYDRMMLGNFEDAFLEFSKIIARQRRALEQTIEYWTRLAPILIPAPILLAAALLFFSHRSFRRGFVAPMREVVSGAKRISEGRLDHRIPTWGVDEVTVVARSINNMASELAASRDALVESEKQAALGALVPVVAHNIRNPLACIRATAQVMDDVDDAEDLRESRQEIIDTVDRLERWIKSLLSYLHPLKPHKTRTTLAAVVEGALAPLKPKLEAKKLTIRRSAWRRDQALLVDTDLLEQAIHGLINNAADASPPGGEIGLAIVSSAGEITLIIDDQGPGMPMNPDPKGLAPVPSTKRFGTGLGIPFAFKVSQAHGGRIVFEQAPGGGTRVRLSLPTNDSIEIESV, from the coding sequence ATGATCCGCACACGGTCGCTAAAAAAACTGCTGCTCGTTTATCAGACGAGCTTTCTGCTGCTGGTGATTATCACCGGGGCGATCGGCGGCTTGTGGGCGTATTTCTGGCAGCAGACCTCGGAGGAATCGGTGCGCATCAACGCCTTGCTGATCGAGGCGCAGCTGGTGCGCGGGGATTTGTACCGGCAGCTCAAGGAAATCACCCGTTCCGGCGCGGGCGGTGATCCCAATGCGCTGGATCAATACTGGCATCGCCTGTATCTCATCGATAAGCATTTCTACGCATTGCAACAGCATGCCGATTCCGTGGCCGAGACGCGCGCCATCGACTCCATGCAGCAGTCGTACAGCCTGATGCAGGCGGAGATGAATCAGTTTCTGGCGTCCCCAGTCAGTGTGACAGAGCGCATAAAGCTCCTGGACCCGGCTTACGACCGGATGATGCTGGGCAATTTCGAAGATGCTTTTCTGGAATTCTCGAAAATCATTGCGCGACAGCGCCGGGCGCTGGAGCAGACGATCGAATACTGGACGCGGCTGGCGCCCATTCTGATTCCCGCGCCCATCCTGCTGGCGGCGGCATTGCTGTTTTTCTCGCACCGCAGTTTCCGGCGCGGTTTCGTGGCGCCGATGCGTGAGGTGGTGTCGGGCGCCAAGCGTATCAGCGAAGGCCGACTCGACCATCGCATCCCGACCTGGGGTGTGGATGAAGTGACCGTGGTAGCGCGCTCGATCAATAACATGGCGAGCGAGCTCGCTGCGAGTCGTGATGCGCTCGTGGAAAGCGAAAAGCAGGCCGCGCTGGGCGCGCTGGTGCCAGTGGTGGCGCACAACATTCGCAATCCGCTGGCCTGCATTCGAGCTACCGCGCAGGTGATGGACGACGTGGATGACGCGGAGGATTTGCGGGAATCGCGGCAGGAGATCATCGACACGGTGGATCGCCTGGAACGCTGGATCAAATCGCTGCTGTCCTATCTGCATCCATTAAAACCGCACAAGACGCGCACCACGCTCGCCGCCGTGGTGGAGGGCGCGCTGGCGCCGCTCAAGCCGAAGCTCGAGGCAAAAAAGCTTACTATCAGGCGTTCTGCGTGGCGGCGTGATCAGGCGTTACTCGTCGATACCGATCTGCTGGAACAGGCGATTCACGGGCTGATCAACAATGCCGCCGACGCCTCGCCGCCGGGCGGGGAGATCGGGCTTGCGATCGTGTCGTCGGCAGGTGAGATCACGTTGATCATCGACGATCAGGGCCCCGGTATGCCGATGAATCCCGATCCTAAAGGGCTGGCGCCGGTGCCATCGACCAAGCGCTTCGGCACCGGGCTCGGCATTCCGTTCGCGTTCAAGGTGAGTCAGGCGCACGGCGGCAGGATTGTGTTTGAGCAGGCGCCCGGCGGCGGTACGCGCGTACGCTTGTCGCTGCCAACGAACGATTCCATTGAAATTGAATCCGTATGA
- the pqqA gene encoding pyrroloquinoline quinone precursor peptide PqqA: MKWTTPEYSDVRFGFEITMYINNR, encoded by the coding sequence ATGAAGTGGACAACCCCAGAATATAGCGACGTACGTTTTGGTTTTGAAATCACGATGTACATCAACAACCGGTAA
- the pqqE gene encoding pyrroloquinoline quinone biosynthesis protein PqqE — translation MPLWLLAELTYACPLQCPYCSNPLDMAQQGKELDTDTWLRVLREARAMGATQLGLSGGEPLLRRDLEVIIAEGRKLGFYSNLITSGIGMDEERVETFRRAGLDHIQISFQASSQELNDFLGGTHSFERKLEMARAVKRHDYPMVLNVVLHRHNIEQLDQILEMAISLDADYVELANTQYYGWALHNREQLLPTREQLQHAEVVANEYRERLKQRMKIYYIIPDYYEERPKACMNGWGNVFLTITPDGTVLPCHAARQLPGPELPNVRDASIEWIWRDSPTFNQFRGFDWMKEPCRSCPEKTRDLGGCRCQAYMLTGDAANADPVCSKSPHHETVLDALARANSAESRGNPKPLVFRNPRNSKQITAEQRATPEHAN, via the coding sequence ATGCCATTATGGCTGCTGGCCGAACTCACCTACGCCTGCCCACTGCAATGCCCTTACTGCAGTAACCCGCTAGACATGGCGCAGCAAGGCAAGGAGCTGGATACCGACACCTGGCTGAGGGTTTTGCGCGAGGCGCGCGCCATGGGCGCGACGCAGCTGGGACTATCAGGTGGGGAACCGTTGTTACGGCGCGATCTTGAAGTAATTATCGCCGAGGGCCGCAAGCTCGGATTCTATTCGAACCTAATTACGTCGGGTATCGGCATGGATGAGGAGCGCGTAGAAACGTTTCGGCGCGCCGGCCTCGACCACATCCAGATCAGCTTTCAGGCAAGCTCGCAGGAACTCAACGATTTCCTGGGCGGCACGCACTCATTCGAGCGCAAGCTCGAAATGGCGCGCGCGGTCAAGCGGCACGATTATCCAATGGTGCTTAATGTGGTTCTGCACCGCCACAACATCGAGCAACTGGACCAGATTCTGGAAATGGCGATTTCCCTGGATGCGGATTATGTCGAGCTGGCCAACACTCAGTATTACGGCTGGGCGCTGCATAACCGCGAACAGTTGCTGCCGACGCGCGAGCAACTGCAACATGCGGAAGTTGTCGCCAATGAGTACCGCGAGCGCCTCAAGCAGCGGATGAAAATCTACTACATCATCCCGGATTATTACGAGGAGCGACCAAAAGCCTGCATGAACGGCTGGGGTAACGTATTTCTCACCATTACGCCGGATGGCACCGTCCTGCCCTGCCACGCGGCGCGACAATTGCCTGGGCCTGAACTTCCCAATGTTCGCGACGCGAGCATCGAATGGATCTGGCGCGACTCGCCCACGTTCAATCAGTTTCGCGGCTTCGACTGGATGAAGGAACCTTGCCGCAGCTGCCCGGAAAAGACCCGTGATCTCGGCGGTTGCCGCTGTCAGGCCTACATGCTCACCGGCGATGCGGCGAATGCCGACCCGGTATGCAGTAAATCACCGCATCACGAAACCGTGCTGGATGCTCTCGCGCGCGCCAACAGCGCGGAGTCCAGAGGCAATCCCAAACCTCTGGTATTCAGAAATCCGCGCAACTCGAAGCAGATTACCGCCGAGCAGCGGGCGACGCCGGAACATGCAAACTAA
- the pip gene encoding prolyl aminopeptidase, with protein MLDVEQPHRLYYEQCGNPDGIPVLFLHGGPGSGCAPSHRRFFNPAIYRIVLIDQRGAGRSHPAGCLKNNNTQALLADLERLRSHLDIEQWLLYGGSWGATLALLYLRRWPRRVAALVLRGTFLARLRDLAWFYSKDGVGRLFPQDYASFIEHLPEPERASPVSEYHRLLHAPEQSVQMAAARGWNAWETRVVRQFMPTRNNKAGSMDADEIHRRAAIVNHYAHYKFFLGGEGVPLDFEVLNDKPCTIVHGQRDLVCPLESAWTAHRALPGSELRVVEAGGHVANDPAIGKVLVQVFDQMATRLVG; from the coding sequence ATGCTTGATGTGGAGCAGCCGCATAGGCTTTACTACGAACAGTGCGGAAATCCCGACGGCATTCCCGTCCTGTTTCTGCATGGCGGCCCGGGTTCGGGCTGCGCGCCCAGTCATCGGCGCTTCTTTAATCCAGCCATTTACCGAATCGTGCTGATAGATCAGCGTGGCGCCGGGCGCTCGCACCCCGCCGGTTGCCTGAAGAATAACAATACGCAGGCATTGCTCGCGGACCTGGAGCGATTAAGGTCGCACCTCGATATCGAACAGTGGTTGCTGTATGGCGGCTCATGGGGCGCTACCCTGGCGCTGCTTTATTTAAGGCGGTGGCCGCGACGCGTTGCAGCGCTGGTGCTGCGCGGCACGTTCCTCGCGCGATTGCGCGATCTGGCTTGGTTTTACAGCAAGGATGGCGTCGGGCGCCTGTTCCCGCAAGACTACGCGTCGTTCATCGAGCATCTTCCTGAGCCGGAGCGCGCGAGTCCGGTATCCGAGTACCATCGCTTGCTGCACGCGCCGGAACAGAGCGTACAAATGGCCGCCGCGCGTGGCTGGAACGCCTGGGAAACACGGGTGGTCAGGCAATTTATGCCGACGAGAAATAATAAAGCCGGCAGCATGGATGCGGATGAAATCCACCGCCGCGCGGCGATCGTCAATCACTACGCCCATTACAAATTTTTTCTGGGCGGCGAGGGCGTGCCGCTGGATTTCGAAGTTTTAAACGACAAACCCTGCACCATCGTTCACGGCCAGCGTGATCTCGTGTGTCCACTGGAATCCGCGTGGACGGCGCATCGCGCGCTGCCTGGATCAGAGTTACGTGTTGTGGAAGCCGGTGGGCATGTCGCGAATGACCCAGCGATCGGTAAAGTGCTGGTGCAGGTATTCGATCAGATGGCGACTCGCCTCGTCGGTTGA
- a CDS encoding ABC transporter permease, which translates to MTPMHALRGMQALGSREVTKFWHQKGRLISALVRPALWLIVFAAGFQHMSGVAVVPPYDAQVEYQVYIAPGLLGMVLLFNSMQSSLSMVYDREMGLMRLLLTAPLPRWYLLLCKLMAGTLLSVLQAYAFLLLCVLFDVDIPMIGWLYALPALVLGGMMLGSLGLLLSVHIKQLENFAGTMNFVIFPMFFISSALYPLRKLDASGAEIIYTLARFNPFTHTIELIRFALYGQLNAISLAVVVGSGIVFFVLSVYGYDPQRGMASRAPTPA; encoded by the coding sequence ATGACGCCTATGCACGCGCTGCGGGGCATGCAGGCGCTGGGCAGCCGCGAGGTCACCAAATTCTGGCATCAGAAAGGGCGTCTGATTTCTGCGCTGGTGCGTCCCGCGTTATGGCTGATTGTATTCGCGGCTGGCTTTCAGCACATGTCCGGCGTGGCCGTCGTTCCGCCTTACGATGCTCAAGTCGAGTACCAGGTCTACATCGCGCCCGGCCTGCTCGGAATGGTGCTGCTGTTCAATAGTATGCAGTCTTCGCTGTCGATGGTTTACGATCGTGAAATGGGCCTGATGCGGTTGCTGCTGACGGCGCCGTTGCCCCGTTGGTATCTGTTGCTGTGCAAGCTCATGGCCGGGACATTGCTCTCTGTATTGCAGGCGTACGCGTTCTTGCTGTTGTGCGTGCTGTTCGATGTGGACATTCCAATGATCGGCTGGCTTTATGCCCTGCCGGCCCTCGTTCTGGGCGGTATGATGCTGGGTTCGCTGGGCCTGCTGCTGTCTGTGCATATCAAGCAGCTGGAAAACTTTGCGGGCACCATGAATTTCGTCATCTTCCCGATGTTCTTTATTTCTTCGGCGCTTTACCCCCTGCGGAAGCTGGATGCGTCCGGCGCCGAAATCATTTATACGCTTGCGCGGTTCAATCCCTTCACGCACACAATCGAGCTGATCCGCTTCGCGCTCTACGGTCAGCTCAACGCAATCAGTCTGGCCGTAGTTGTGGGCAGCGGAATCGTGTTTTTCGTGCTCTCGGTATATGGTTACGACCCGCAGCGCGGCATGGCGAGTCGCGCGCCGACTCCTGCCTGA
- a CDS encoding ATP-binding cassette domain-containing protein — translation MCATQAREKVLKVASASKSYGARKALDNVSLHVDTGEFVALLGPNGAGKTTLFQLLTGLFVADSGDIHIRGHDIRRKPIHALAGIGVVFQQPTLDMDMSVRANLLFHCRLHGLNRERARTRIEVELQRLGLEGRAEESCRALSGGNRRKIELARALLHDPNVLLMDEATVGLDPASRSSLVSYVHELCAARGMGVLWATHLVDEAEQADRVLVLHQGRLLAAKTPTELLRDTRAGSLSQAFLSMTGVSPEKSGER, via the coding sequence ATGTGCGCTACCCAGGCGCGGGAAAAGGTGCTGAAGGTCGCATCCGCCAGCAAGTCCTACGGCGCGCGCAAGGCGCTGGACAACGTCAGTCTGCACGTGGACACGGGCGAGTTTGTCGCCCTGCTGGGCCCGAACGGCGCGGGCAAGACGACCCTGTTCCAGCTTTTGACCGGACTCTTCGTCGCGGATAGCGGCGACATTCACATTCGCGGCCATGACATCCGCCGCAAACCCATCCACGCCCTGGCCGGCATCGGTGTGGTGTTCCAGCAGCCTACCCTCGATATGGACATGAGCGTGCGCGCCAATCTGCTGTTTCACTGCCGGCTGCATGGCCTGAACAGGGAACGCGCCCGCACGCGCATCGAGGTAGAGTTGCAACGTCTCGGTCTCGAAGGCCGGGCGGAGGAATCCTGTCGGGCGTTAAGCGGTGGTAATCGTCGTAAGATCGAGCTCGCGCGCGCGCTGCTGCACGACCCCAACGTGCTGTTGATGGACGAAGCGACGGTGGGTCTCGATCCCGCTTCGCGCTCCTCGCTGGTCAGCTATGTCCATGAACTCTGCGCCGCGCGCGGCATGGGCGTGTTATGGGCCACGCATCTGGTGGACGAGGCGGAACAGGCGGACAGAGTGCTGGTGTTGCATCAGGGGCGGTTGCTGGCGGCGAAGACGCCGACGGAATTGCTGCGCGACACGCGCGCCGGCAGCTTGTCGCAAGCATTCCTGAGCATGACTGGCGTTAGTCCAGAGAAGAGCGGTGAGCGGTAG
- a CDS encoding ABC transporter substrate-binding protein — MIAPFDLARPFLRHLFEAVFVICFLLIVCGAARAGELEPVRVGVLHFGTVSWELDVVAQHGLAEREGVEMEIVPLSSTSALNVALRSGDIDMVVGDWIWVSRQRAANRNFTAVPYSLTEGALLVRPDAGIDVLADLAGRKLGVAGGPVDKSWLLLRAYARQTLNEDLADMVEPTYAAPPLLNVLALRGVLPALINYWHYAARLEAAGMKPLIGIDEALAELGVEEPVPLLVWVFSEDWAVKNPTLAQGFLRATYAAKHILAESEQEWERIAPLTQARDEATLQALRKAYREGIPLHFGNAEIEAAKQVFAILAREGGSELVGSSTSLSPGTFWRGFTIGSPAR; from the coding sequence ATGATCGCGCCTTTTGATCTTGCGCGGCCGTTTTTGCGCCATCTTTTTGAGGCGGTTTTCGTCATTTGTTTTCTGTTGATTGTTTGCGGCGCGGCGCGGGCCGGGGAGCTCGAGCCAGTGCGGGTAGGTGTGCTGCATTTCGGCACGGTATCGTGGGAACTGGATGTCGTGGCGCAGCATGGGCTCGCCGAGCGCGAGGGCGTGGAAATGGAAATCGTGCCGCTCAGTTCCACCAGTGCGCTGAACGTGGCGCTGCGAAGCGGTGATATCGACATGGTGGTGGGCGACTGGATCTGGGTGTCCCGGCAGCGTGCCGCCAACCGGAACTTTACGGCCGTGCCGTATTCCCTTACGGAAGGTGCGCTGCTGGTGCGGCCCGACGCGGGCATCGACGTGCTCGCGGACCTGGCCGGCAGGAAGCTGGGTGTGGCTGGCGGTCCGGTCGACAAGAGCTGGCTGTTGCTGCGCGCCTACGCGCGTCAAACACTTAACGAAGACCTGGCGGACATGGTGGAGCCCACTTATGCCGCGCCGCCGCTGCTGAACGTACTGGCGCTCAGGGGTGTTTTGCCCGCGTTGATTAACTACTGGCATTACGCGGCGCGGCTTGAAGCGGCTGGCATGAAGCCGCTGATCGGCATCGATGAGGCGTTAGCCGAGCTGGGGGTTGAAGAACCGGTGCCGCTGCTGGTGTGGGTGTTCAGCGAAGACTGGGCTGTGAAGAACCCGACGCTGGCGCAGGGGTTTTTGCGCGCGACCTACGCCGCCAAGCATATTCTGGCTGAGTCGGAGCAGGAATGGGAGCGCATCGCACCGCTCACCCAGGCGCGGGACGAAGCGACATTGCAGGCGTTAAGAAAGGCGTACCGGGAGGGCATTCCGCTGCACTTTGGCAATGCGGAAATCGAGGCCGCGAAGCAGGTATTCGCGATACTGGCGCGCGAGGGCGGCAGCGAACTCGTGGGGTCCAGCACTTCGTTAAGTCCCGGCACTTTTTGGCGCGGCTTCACAATCGGGTCGCCCGCGAGGTGA
- a CDS encoding carotenoid 1,2-hydratase — translation MARVRLIICGLLIVLITLSLRVLFTDRDTAPPVHENDLAGVLGDSAGYAQADRARRFRFPADFGAHPDFRQEWWYFTGNLQAADGRRFGYELTLFRIALSPNQTPGRSAWRTDQLYTAHLALTDRQEHRFECYERFSRGAMGLAGARTAPFRVWLEDWRVAARPGGGFPWRLEANAGNWRLALALSPQKPLVLQGNRGLDRKSAKGHASYYYSFTRLSTVGTLTLDGEIIDLNGLSWLDREWSSGSLADDQQGWDWFALQLNDGADIMFYRLRDTRDATDPNSGGVWVDALGNSVTLVASDVRIETLAHWSSPRGGRYPARWRLTIPACDCRLIVTPIMADQELDVLVRYWEGAVDVTGLCGTDRVSGMGYVELTGYAERT, via the coding sequence ATGGCGCGGGTCCGGTTGATTATATGCGGATTGCTCATTGTCCTGATAACGCTGAGTTTGCGCGTTCTCTTTACCGACCGTGATACGGCGCCGCCCGTGCACGAAAACGATCTTGCCGGCGTGCTCGGCGACAGCGCGGGCTATGCGCAGGCGGATCGGGCGCGCCGCTTCCGGTTTCCGGCCGACTTTGGCGCGCATCCGGATTTCCGCCAGGAGTGGTGGTATTTCACGGGCAACTTACAGGCCGCCGATGGCCGACGCTTCGGGTATGAGCTGACCCTGTTCCGTATTGCGCTAAGCCCCAACCAGACGCCGGGCAGGTCGGCGTGGCGCACCGATCAGCTCTATACCGCGCACCTCGCGTTAACCGACCGGCAAGAGCATCGGTTCGAGTGTTACGAGCGTTTCAGCCGCGGCGCGATGGGTCTGGCGGGCGCGCGGACCGCGCCGTTTCGAGTATGGCTGGAAGATTGGCGAGTCGCGGCGCGCCCAGGCGGTGGTTTTCCGTGGCGGCTGGAAGCCAACGCCGGCAATTGGCGGCTGGCGCTGGCGCTGTCGCCACAAAAGCCGCTGGTGTTGCAGGGTAATCGTGGTCTGGACCGCAAGAGCGCGAAAGGTCATGCATCGTATTATTACTCTTTCACGCGTCTGAGCACCGTCGGCACGCTCACCCTGGATGGTGAGATCATTGACCTCAACGGCTTGTCGTGGCTGGATAGGGAGTGGAGCAGCGGCTCGCTCGCGGACGATCAGCAGGGTTGGGACTGGTTCGCGCTGCAACTGAACGATGGTGCCGATATCATGTTTTATCGCCTGCGTGACACGCGTGATGCGACTGATCCCAACAGCGGCGGTGTCTGGGTTGACGCGCTCGGCAACAGCGTTACGCTGGTCGCCAGCGACGTGCGGATCGAAACGCTGGCGCACTGGTCCAGCCCGCGCGGTGGTCGCTACCCGGCGCGCTGGCGGCTGACAATACCTGCGTGCGACTGCCGTTTAATCGTCACGCCCATCATGGCCGATCAGGAGCTGGACGTGCTGGTGCGCTACTGGGAAGGCGCGGTCGATGTTACGGGCTTGTGCGGCACTGACCGAGTCAGCGGCATGGGTTACGTGGAGCTGACAGGCTATGCGGAGAGAACGTGA